The sequence below is a genomic window from Nitrosomonas sp..
CACAGAAAACAGCAACAACGCTGTTAATCGCGTGCGCACTTTCTGATCAGTGGTTTTTGCTGGCATCATTAACAGTTCAACCGTTATCCATACATATGCGCCACCGCATCAGCGATTCTACCGACGGCAGTAATATCCATACCTGAAACAGGCTGTCTGGGCTGGTTAGCCAACGGAATAATCGCACGGGTAAAACCGAGCTTGGCCGCTTCTTTCAAGCGTTCCTGCCCACGTTGCACAGGACGCACTTCACCGGCCAGACCCACTTCGCCGATCACCACCATTTTCTCCGCCAGCGGCTTGTTTTTAAGGGATGAAACAACCGCGAGCAGGATTGCGAGATCCGCGCCGGGTTCGGTGATTTTCACCCCGCCGACTGCATTCACAAAAACATCCTGATCGAAACAGGGAATACCGGCATGACGATGCAAGACGGCCAGCAACATAGCCAACCGATTTTGTTCCAGACCGACGCACAGCCGTCTTGGATGCGGCGCACGCGCTTCATCCACCAACGCCTGAATTTCAACGAGTAACGGACGTGTACCTTCCTGCGTCACCATAATACAGGAACCGGCCACCTGACTGTCATGATGCGACAAGAACAAAGCCGAAGGATTCTTGACTTCACGTAATCCTTTGTCACTCATGGCAAATACACCGAGTTCATTAACCGCACCAAAACGATTCTTGAAAGCCCGGACCAAACGGAAACTCGAATGCATGTCGCCTTCAAAATACAAAACCGTATCGACCATATGCTCCAATACACGTGGCCCGGCCAATGCACCTTCCTTGGTGACATGACCAACCAGAATAACTGAAGTGCCGCTGGCTTTAGCCAGTCTTGTCAACTGGGCAGCACACTCGCGCACCTGCGCCACCGAACCCGGCGCAGATTGCAGCACATCTGAATAAATCGTCTGGATGGAATCGATAACCGCCACATTAGGTTTATATTCATTCAATACTGTCTGGATTTTTTCCAGCTGTATTTCCGCAAAAAGCTGCACAGCCTGTACATTCAACGCAAGACGCCGTGCACGCAGCGCCACCTGTTGCGCCGACTCTTCACCACTGATATAAAGCACCCGGTGCTGCCCCGACATATGCGCTAAAGCTTGCAGCAATAAAGTAGATTTGCCAATTCCCGGATCGCCACCCAGCAGCACAACCCCACCGCGCACCAGGCCGCCGCCAAGCACCCTGTTAAGCTCTGCAATGCCAGTCGAATAACGTTGTTCTTCCTGTGCTTCGACATCACTCAGGTTCTGCACCTGCCCTGTTTCGGATATCGGGCTAAACCGCGCAACCTGTTTCTCGGCTACCGTTTCAATAAGCGTATTCCAGGATTGGCAGTGCGGACACTGTCCCTGCCATTTTAATATCTGGCCGCCACATTCCGTACAAACATATACCGATTTCTGTTTTGCCATGAATTGTTAGTCAGGTGGTTACATATCCTCATAGACCTCGGCTAATTTGAACAGCTCGCCTTGTGCATCCTTGTCTGAAAGCATTGGCGTGCAGCCAATGGGCCAATCAATGGCCAACGTTGGGTCATTCCAGATAATACTGCGTTCATGTTGCGGCGCCCAGTAATCCGTTGTCTGATACAGGAACTCTGCATAATCCGATAACACTATAAACCCATGCGCAAAGCCTGCCGGCACCCAGAGTTGGGCTTTATTCTCGGCGTTGAGAATTTCCCCAATCCATTGACCGAACGTTGGCGACGACCGGCGTAAATCAACAGCCACATCATACACTTCACCAACGACAACACGCACCAGTTTTCCCTGTGGTTGCCTGATCTGGTAGTGCAGTCCACGCAGTACATTTTTGGCTGATCGCGAATGGTTTCCCTGAACAAATGTCACATGCGCGCCAATTGACTGGTCAAACTGGCGTTGATTGAAACTCTCAAAAAAAAACCCGCGTGTATCGCCAAAAACCTGTGGTTGCAATAAGAAAACGTCGGGTATTGACAGTTGTGTCGCTTTCATCGATCAAGATTCATTTTTTGTGTTTCAATACCTGTAACAAGTATTGCCCATAACCGTTCCTAGCCAAAGGCACCGCCAACGCTTCAAGCTGCGCGGCATCAATCCAGCCTTGCCTGAATGCGATTTCCTCCGGACAAGCAACCTTGAGTCCTTGCCGGTGCTCGATCATTGCCACAAAGTGACTCGCCTCCAGCAGCGATTCATGCGTACCGGTATCCAACCAGGTATAACCACGCCCCATTATTTCGACATGAAGCGCCGTCTGCTCCAAATAAATCCGGTTAATATCGGTAATTTCCAGTTCATTTCGATGTGAGGGTTTAATACTTTTGGCATAATCAACTACTTGCCGGTCATAAAAATACAAACCGGTCACTGCATAATTAGATTTAGGTTGCGAGGGTTTTTCTTCCAGATTAACGGCCCGCCCAGCAACATCAAACTCAACCACACCATAGCGTTCAGGATCCTGCACATGATAGGCAAAAATGCTCGCACCTGAAGAACGCTCCATGGCACTTGACAGCAAATGATTTAGGTCATGGCCATAAAAAATATTATCGCCCAGAACGAGTGCTGAACAATTATTGTCGATAAAAGATTCACCGATAAGAAAAGCCTGCGCCAACCCACCCGGCGACGGCTGTACGGCATAAGAAATATCAAGTCCCCACTGATGTCCATCACCCAGCAGCCGTTCATAATGCGATAAATCCATCGGTGTCGATATTATCAGCAGATCACGAATACCCGCCAGCATCAAAACGCTCAGCGGATAGTACACCATCGGCTTATCAAAAACAGGCAATAGCTGCTTGGAGATGACCTGGGTTACGGGATACAACCGGGTACCCGATCCGCCCGCCAGGATAATACCTTTTCTTTGACACATACAATGATGCGTATTATCTTTTTCCGAATCTACTGCTGGTAGGGTCACTTGTTGCGCCATTTAATAAATCAGCCCGTCCTGATCAAAGTTACTTGAAGCAATTCAATTAGATGCATGTGGACAAGGCTACGGGTCTGTCTTTTATCAAGACAGACTTCTCTATAATCAGTTTAAAAAATAATTATTGTACTCTATTCGCTAAAGAAGACACAAAACCCAAGTAAGCACTTCTGACTTAAAATAATGATTGAAAAATACGCCGATCAATTAAATTATGCCTAACACGCAATAGACTACTGTCAAAACAGCCTCATATCGACATATGCTTCACATACATCACTATAAACGGCTTGCAGGTAACATGACTTCCTGCTGGAAATTTTTTTTCTGGGCATTTTGGGCGCTCTTGATCATGGCTGTAGCCCTGTCAATTTTTCCCATTCTTGTTCAACACATTCTGCATGCCACTTTTATTCAGCAAAATTCTGCGACGATACAATCAAACTTGCTGGCCATTGCGATACTACTGTTTATTTTCGGTCTCTCCAATTTTGTTGGCCATTATTTGATGAGAAAAGCAGGCAATCACCTCTGCATGCAACTGAACACCGATTTATTTAATACGCTGCTTAACCTGCCTGTTCAACATTATCAATACCTGGATAAACAACAGACAACCCATTCAGCTTTGAGCAGTATAAAACAGATTTCCCAGTCAGCAATGCGAATAATTACCACACTAGTACGTGATTCGTTGATTATCATCAGTCTGATATTCTGCCTGTTCTGGATTGAGCGGGATTTTGCACTACTTGTTCTTCTGTTGATTCCGTTTGCAACAATCATATTACAAGTCATACAGGGGCAACACTCTGCAAATCTTCGATCGGACACCCCAACATTGAACAAACTTGCCAATCATCTGCAACGGTCCATGAAAAATTTCCGGCAGATCAGACTTTATGGCGGCCAGCATCAGGAATACCAGCGTTTAAAAAAAGAAGCCTTATCATTACAGGATAATGAGTCGCAACAAGTCAACTACAAAACATTTATTGCTTTGTTGTGTCAACTCGTCATGTTATTTATTGCTGTGGCAATCGTTTATCTCATGACCCAACAATCCTTACGAGGCCATTTCACACTTGATCAAATCGGTGCATTTGTTATGGCCTCACTGTTACTGATTACCCCTGTCAGACGTTTGGCGGGAATTTCTCGGACATTACACAATGAGCAAAATCATCTGGAACGGATTTTCTCTTTACTCGATCTGAATGCAGATTCAGATCACAATCACAAGACAATTGCCGAAGTTGCAGGCAAGTTAACATTTGAACATGTTTGTTTTTTTGATCATAAGCCGGAAAAAGCCGTACTCAACCGGATTAATCTGGAAATCACTCCGAAAAAGACGGTTGCCATCGTTTGCAAAGACAAACAGATTTGTTCCCGGCTCATTGATTTGCTGCTTGGTTTTTATCAACCGGAAACGGGAAAAATGTTGCTGGAGAATGTGCCATTTACCGAAATCAAACAGGCTGACTTGCTTGCCCAGTTCGCCTTGGTCTCGCATGATTCAGTAATCTTGAATGAGAAAGTTGCCGGCAATATCGCTTATGGCGTTACCCGATGCGCCCATGAGGCAAGCATCACTGCGGCCGCTCAAGCCGCCCTGGCTTCAGAATTTATACGAGAAATGCCCAATGGCCTGCAAACGCGTGTTGATGAGAACGGCGCCAGCATGACCAACGAGCAATGGCA
It includes:
- the radA gene encoding DNA repair protein RadA; protein product: MAKQKSVYVCTECGGQILKWQGQCPHCQSWNTLIETVAEKQVARFSPISETGQVQNLSDVEAQEEQRYSTGIAELNRVLGGGLVRGGVVLLGGDPGIGKSTLLLQALAHMSGQHRVLYISGEESAQQVALRARRLALNVQAVQLFAEIQLEKIQTVLNEYKPNVAVIDSIQTIYSDVLQSAPGSVAQVRECAAQLTRLAKASGTSVILVGHVTKEGALAGPRVLEHMVDTVLYFEGDMHSSFRLVRAFKNRFGAVNELGVFAMSDKGLREVKNPSALFLSHHDSQVAGSCIMVTQEGTRPLLVEIQALVDEARAPHPRRLCVGLEQNRLAMLLAVLHRHAGIPCFDQDVFVNAVGGVKITEPGADLAILLAVVSSLKNKPLAEKMVVIGEVGLAGEVRPVQRGQERLKEAAKLGFTRAIIPLANQPRQPVSGMDITAVGRIADAVAHMYG
- the rfbC gene encoding dTDP-4-dehydrorhamnose 3,5-epimerase → MKATQLSIPDVFLLQPQVFGDTRGFFFESFNQRQFDQSIGAHVTFVQGNHSRSAKNVLRGLHYQIRQPQGKLVRVVVGEVYDVAVDLRRSSPTFGQWIGEILNAENKAQLWVPAGFAHGFIVLSDYAEFLYQTTDYWAPQHERSIIWNDPTLAIDWPIGCTPMLSDKDAQGELFKLAEVYEDM
- the rfbA gene encoding glucose-1-phosphate thymidylyltransferase RfbA, encoding MCQRKGIILAGGSGTRLYPVTQVISKQLLPVFDKPMVYYPLSVLMLAGIRDLLIISTPMDLSHYERLLGDGHQWGLDISYAVQPSPGGLAQAFLIGESFIDNNCSALVLGDNIFYGHDLNHLLSSAMERSSGASIFAYHVQDPERYGVVEFDVAGRAVNLEEKPSQPKSNYAVTGLYFYDRQVVDYAKSIKPSHRNELEITDINRIYLEQTALHVEIMGRGYTWLDTGTHESLLEASHFVAMIEHRQGLKVACPEEIAFRQGWIDAAQLEALAVPLARNGYGQYLLQVLKHKK
- a CDS encoding ABC transporter ATP-binding protein/permease codes for the protein MLHIHHYKRLAGNMTSCWKFFFWAFWALLIMAVALSIFPILVQHILHATFIQQNSATIQSNLLAIAILLFIFGLSNFVGHYLMRKAGNHLCMQLNTDLFNTLLNLPVQHYQYLDKQQTTHSALSSIKQISQSAMRIITTLVRDSLIIISLIFCLFWIERDFALLVLLLIPFATIILQVIQGQHSANLRSDTPTLNKLANHLQRSMKNFRQIRLYGGQHQEYQRLKKEALSLQDNESQQVNYKTFIALLCQLVMLFIAVAIVYLMTQQSLRGHFTLDQIGAFVMASLLLITPVRRLAGISRTLHNEQNHLERIFSLLDLNADSDHNHKTIAEVAGKLTFEHVCFFDHKPEKAVLNRINLEITPKKTVAIVCKDKQICSRLIDLLLGFYQPETGKMLLENVPFTEIKQADLLAQFALVSHDSVILNEKVAGNIAYGVTRCAHEASITAAAQAALASEFIREMPNGLQTRVDENGASMTNEQWQKIEIARALLKNAPILIMDNVWFQSSAHTSFNKALTKLIQNRTTILVMQAMPATRKNIDHVYLLEQGMINEK